A region of the Coleofasciculus sp. FACHB-T130 genome:
ACAGAATAAGTTGTCCCCGACCCTGCCAGCGATTCACGATGCATGGCAGCAGGACAGAACTTCCGTTGTGCTGTTAGAAGACCGTTCCCAGTGGCCTCTCCTTAATGACTTGGACAATGATGCTCAAATTCCGCTGTTGCAGATTTTGTACTGGCTAGATGAAATGACGAAATTGTGGGTAGCACTAGAACCCTGGCAAATGCGTCAGAGTCTGCTGGAGCTATCAAATCTGCGGGTGGATGAAGATCAGACACTGTGCCTGCAACGCTTGTATAAAGAGCCAGCCAACGCAACCCTGTCACTCGAAAATTTGGGGCAAGTGTGGCAAAAATTATTTGAACTATCAGGGCGATCGCAATTAGATTCTCTGGATCAACTATTGGTTAACCTACAAAGCGGTAAGATTCAAACCCCCTTAGAGCTGAGAGCGCAGCTACAAGCGATCGCTCAAGAACAAGAAGATTCTCAAACCTCAAAAACTCGGATTCAGCCGCCCCTCACCTCAGAAGATCGCGTTCCTGACACCAGCGAGGGCGATGATATGCCCACCATCATCCTGCCGATGCAGTTGCTCAGTCTCGACGATGCGGGTACCACGGATATCGGGCGGCAACGGGAACACAATGAAGACAACTTCGGCATCAACACAGAAGTTAAAAAGCAGGAAACTCCACTAGGTCGAACCGTCCAAGCGCGGGGGCTGTATATTCTCTGCGATGGAATGGGAGGACACGCTGGGGGCGAAGTGGCCAGTGTGATGGCGGTGGACACCGTCAGGCGCTATTTCCAAGACAATTGGCAAAACCGTTTACCAACAGAAGACCGCATTCGAGAGGCAGTGCTTTTAGCCAATAAAGCGATTTTTGATATTAACCAACAGCAAGAACGCTCTGGCTCTGGACGAATGGGGACGACCCTTGTCATGGTTTTGATTGAGGATACGAAGGTAGCGATCGCTCATGTTGGGGATAGCCGCCTGTACCGTCTCAGCCGCAAACGCGGTTTAGAACAAATTACAATCGACCACGAAGTGGGTCAACGGGAAATCCAGCGCGGGGTAGATCCTGCCATCGCCTACGATCGACCTGATGCTTACCAGCTGACCCAAGCTTTGGGACCGCGAGACGAAAATTTTGTCCGTCCTGATGTCCAATTTTTGGAACTCAATGAAGATACTTTATTGCTTCTGTGTTCCGATGGTTTATCAGACAACGACCTCATAGAAACTCACTGGCAAACTCACCTTTTGCCTCTCTTAAGTTCTAGAGCCAACCTAGATCAGGGTCTTTTGCAACTCATTGACCTCGCCAATCAGCACAACGGTCACGATAACATCACAGCGGTGGTTATCCGAGCGAAAGTGCGACCAAACCTGGATCAACATCAGATGTTTTAAAAGTTTTGAATTTTGAGTTTTGAGTTTTGAATTCAAACTTAAAACTCAAAACTTAAAACTAATAACTCAAAACTATTATGGTTACGCTGACCCTTCTCGATCCATCGTCTACCTCTCCGCAGCAGTGGAACTTCCAAAGAGCATCCACGATTCGGATTGGTCGCGCCCCTGATAATGACGTAGTTCTGAATGATGGCATGGTTTCCAGGCACCATCTAGAACTTCGGAAAGTAGGCAACTCATCTAGTAGCAACGGAGGCACCCCATCCGTCCAATGGTTGTTGGTCAATCAAGGCACGAACGGCACCTTTGTCAATGGCATCCTGATTTCTCAGGGGATGGTATCAGATGATTCCCTCATTCAACTGGCGCGAGGAGGCCCGGTACTAAAATTTCAACTCAGTAGCACAGAAGAGCCAGCAACCCTCTCTCAGAAGTCTGGAGAAAGGGCACGCAGTATTCCAATCCCACAGCCAGCAGTCAGTTCTGAAGCAGCTTGTTCTCACGCCGGAAATCCGCCGGGGAATTTGTTCTGCATCCACTGCGGGCAACCTCTAGTAAAGATACATCGCCACATCCGTCAGTATCAGGTGTTGCGGACGCTAGGACAAGGAGGAATGGGCACCACTTACCTTGCCTGGGACCCTGAACGTTTGCGCGGGGAGGCTCTCGTGGTGTTAAAGGAAATGAATGCCGATATGGCACAAAATTCTAAAGCCAGAGAACTCTTTGAACGAGAAGCTCGTACCCTCAAGACACTGCATCATTCAGGGATTCCGCAGTATTATGACTTTTTTGTAGAGGCTGGCAAGAAATACCTGGCAATGGAGCTGATCCAAGGCGAGGATTTAGAAAAGCGCATCTATCTAAAGGGGCCAGTACATCTTAAACAGGCGATTGAGTGGATGATTCAAGCCTGTGACATCTTGGGCTATATCCACAGTCAAGATCCGCCCCTCATTCACCGGGACATTAAACCGGCAAATTTGATGGTGCGCTTTCGGGACAATCAGGTGGTTGTTTTGGATTTCGGGGCAGTCAAAGAAATTGGCACGCCACCAGGCACACGCATTGGTGCCCCAGATTATAGCGCCCCAGAACAAGATCGGGGTCAGCCAGTGACACAATCAGATTTATATGCAATCGGGCCGACCCTAATTTTTCTATTAAGTGGTGAAAGCCCCCAAAAGTTTTATAAACGAAAGGGGATGGGTTACAGATTCAATGTCGAAGGGATGCCGACAATTACACCCCAACTGCGGATAGTGATAGAGAAAGTGACAGAACCCCGACCGAGCGATCGCTATCAATCAGCATGGGAACTTTCCCAAGCTTTAACCGCCTGCCTTTAATCCTCGTCTTCCCAAGCTTCAACCGCCAGCAATTCGCTGACTGGATCTTGCATGGTAAATCCAAATTCCAACAGTTCTTTTTTCCAGTAAGACCACTCATCTCCATAGAGGAGAGCGATTTTCCAGAGTTTATCTGTGGGCTTGATAATATTCGATGTTACAAGTGAATGCATTTGACGCTGCATTTTCACCATTGGGTGAATTACTTGCTGAGTCATAGGGTCTAGAAATCAGTTTTGTAAATACTACGAAGTAAAAAAGCTTCCCGCTTCTGAGATTTAATGCGTAGAATTCTATGCGCTAGGGAAGCAATCCTTTATCCTTGTAGCGTATATTAGGGTGTTCTGGCAAGTGTTTTGACAAGTTTTGTACGGAAATTACTACCGTCGCATCCCCTAAGAGCGATTGGAAGCTCCTTTGCAACACAACTAGACAGTATCGCAGGCTGCAATCGGAAGCATATACTTGAGGCTGGGAGGATTGGGGTAATTTCTTTCTACCAATGACCGATTTCCCTCAAAACAATGCAAATGAGTCAGCGGGCACTGCTGTTAGTGAATCCGAATGCTCGACGAGGTCAAGACGCCAGACGGCAAGCAGTTGAACAATTGCAACAACTGGGTTTTGAACTTGTAGAGGAAAAGAGTGAAAATCCCAAGCAGTTTTCTGAACTTATTCGGAAACACTGCCAACAGGTTGATTTGGTCATCATTGGGGGTGGAGATGGCAGTGTCAATGCAGCAGTCGAAGGATTGCTAGATACTGACTTACCTTTGGCAATTTTGCCTTTAGGCACCGCCAATAATCTGGCAAGAACCCTAAATATTCCCCAGTCGCTGCCAGAAGCTTGTCAAATCATTGCCAGTGGTCAAATTCAACGGATTGACTTGGGCTGGGTGAACGGACAATATTTTTTCAATATTGCCAGTCTGGGACTGAGTGCAGAAGTAAACCGCAGAGTCTCCAAAAGATTGAAGCGGCATTGGGGCGTTTTTGCTTATATTGCTACAGCAGTGCAAGTTATTTCGACTGTGCGACCGTTTTGGGTTGATATCCACTGGGAAGGTCAGTCTATCGAAGTAAAAACTTTGCAGATTACGGTGGGGAATGGTCGCTATTACGGCAGTGGCTTAGTGATTGCGGATGATGCCACCATTGATGACCAAAGGCTGGATCTGCATAGTTTGGAAATTCAGCATTGGTGGGAAACCCTGCCGTTGGTATTTGCTGCTTTGCGGGGAAAATCTGCGATAGGTAGGGGGGTGCGTACCATCCAGGGTAAAGACATTGAGTTATATACTCGAAAACCTTATCCAATTAATACCGATGGGGAAAGAACAACGGAGACGCCAGCCCGATTTCGGGTGATTCCGCAAGTTCTATCGGTTTTTGTGCCGTCATCTAGCAAAAGATAGATAGATAGGGTAAGAGCGCTCGCTTACTCTGGATCGATACCGAGCGATCGCAGTCGTTCAGCCAATCGTTCGGCGCGTTGTCGTTCTTGTTCTAGTTGGGATTGAGCCTGTTGAGCTTGCGCTTGAGCTTGCTGAGCTTGCACTTGAGCCTGTTGAGCGGCTTCTTCTGGGGTCGGTACGCGATCGCCTTCTGGAGTAAAGTAGCGTAGCTGTCCCTGTTCTACGCCCAGATACAAGCCTAGCTCCTCACTCCAACGCCAGCCCTTTTCATTTGGGGCAATTTCCTGATATTGATTTCCCATCAATCGAAAACCTTGAAATTCCAGCGTATCTGGGGAAAACCAGAAATATTCCGGCGTGCGGAAGCGGTCTTGATACAAGTCTTTCTTCAAACTGCGGTCTGTCGTGGCGGTAGAAGTTGATAGCAACTCGATAATCAAATTGGGATACTTGCCATCTTCTTCCCACACCACCCAAGCATTGCGAGGATGTTTTTGAGTTTGCTTGACTAAGAAGAAATCGGGACCCCGAAAATCACGATTTCTCAGTTGTTGCCGACTAAAATAAATCGTGAGATTGGCACCGATAAAAAAATCCTCTCTTTCGCGCCACAGCCATTCCAGACAAGTGACAAGCAACAGCAGTTGCATATAGTGTAAAGAACTTTCCATTTCTGGCTCATCACTGTACAGTTGACTGGCATCAGGCATCATCGCATCTAGTTGCTGGGCAGTTAAAGTCATCTTCTCTCCTTCGCACTGGTTTAGCTTTATTGTGGCGGATGAGAAAGCGATCGCGCCTGAGGATTTTCTCATCACGCGATCGCCATCAAAACTTATCGAGAAAGAGGTAAGTTACTCTGGTTTCTACAATTGTGTCGTTGCAACTTCTGTCGTCCGACTTGCTGAAGATTGCAACAGCAAACCGTACTCAATTCCCTCGACGACTGCCTGATAAGAAGCTTCCAGAATATTGCTAGAAACCCCCACAGTTGCCCAGCGCTGATGACCATTGCTAGATTCCACGAGAACACGAGTTTTGGCTGAAGTCCCCGCGCCACTGTCGAGAATCCGCACTTTGTAGTCGGTCAAGTGAAATACAGCAATTTCTGGATAGAAATTGACTAAAGCTTTGCGTAATGCAGCATCCAACGCCGAAACGGGACCATTTGCTTCCGCAGCTTCCAAAATATCTTTGCCATTGACAGCGACTTTCACAGTAGCAAGGGCGTTTGCATTCCTGACGATATCGCAGTGGACTTGAAAGCCTTTGAGTTCAAACATTTGCTGTCGCTGCCCCAATGCCTCGCGCATCAGCAAATCGAAACTTGCTTCTGCTGCTTCAAACTGATAGCCTTCATTCTCCAGTTCCTTGAGGCGGCGTAAAAGTTGGCGACAGGCGGGATCTTGCTTATCTAAGTCAATACCAAAGCTGCGAGCCTTTGCCAAAATATTACTTAATCCAGCTTGGTCGGAAATCACAATTCGACGCTCGTTGCCGACTTGTTCTGGCTGAATATGTTCGTAAGTTAACGGGTTGCGCTCAACCGCTGAAACGTGGATGCCGCCTTTGTGAGCAAACGCAGAACGACCCACAAAGGGTGCGTGTTCATCGGGAGCTAGATTGACGACTTCGCTGATGGAACGACTGGCGGCTGTCAGGTGTAGCAGTTGTTCATCTTGAATACAGTCGTATCCCAGTTTGAGTTGCAAATTGGGAATCACAGAGCAAAGGTTAGCATTACCGCAGCGTTCGCCGTAGCCGTTGATGGTGCCTTGCACCATTCTGGCTCCTTCCATGACGGCTGCTAAAGCATTCGCCACGGCTGTATCAGAATCATTGTGCGTGTGAATGCCGAGAAGCGGGAGGTCTTGAGTTTTGATCTCACTGCCGGCTTCTGACTGCTGAGCGTTGATTCCGATTACACTGGCGACATCCCGGACAATTTGGCTAATTTCGTGAGGAAGCGTGCCGCCATTGGTATCACAGAAAACGAGCCATTCTGCACCGGCTGCGATCGCAGTTTCTAAGGTCTTGAGCGCATACTCCCGATTGTGCTTATAGCCATCAAACCAGTGTTCGGCATCGTAAATTACTCGCCGCCCTTGACTGCGGAGATATTCAATCGTATCTCCAATCATCGCCAGATTTTCTTCTAAGCTGGTCTTCAGACCCTCTGTAACCTGTAAATCCCACGATTTGCCGAAAATCGTTACCCAGCGCGTTCCCGCCGCCAGAATGGGCTGCAACATCGGATCTTCTGCCGCCGTTGTGTTGGGACGGCGAGTCGAACAAAAGGCGACAATTTCTGAGAAGGAGAGTGGTTCTTCCTTCAATTGCCAAAAAAATTGTACATCTTTAGGATTCGCTCCAGGCCAACCCCCTTCAATGAATGGAACGCCCAACTTATCTAACTTTCGGGCAATTCGTAACTTGTCTTCGAGGGATAAAGATAGCCCTTCGCGTTGGGCACCATCGCGTAACGTCGTGTCGTAAATCCAAATTCGGTTTGTTTGATCTGAGTGCATGGGAAGTTGTAGCCGAGAGAGAAAATTTAACAGCTAATTTTGTAAAGAACTGTAAAAATAAAGTGAAGATAAGTATAGTCACTCAACAGGTTCGTTGAATCCATCATTATGCCAAAGGTAACAGCTCAAGGAAAAACGTTTGAGTGCAATACGGGAGCCAATCTGCGTAAAGTGCTACTAGAAAATGGCATCGACCTCTACAATGGCAAGGCAAAAATCATTAATTGCCAAGGCATTGGAACTTGTGGCACCTGTGCAGTGGCAGTAGAAGGAAACGTTTCCGAAGCCAACTGGAAAGACAAAACCAGGCGATCGCTTCCTCCTCATTCTCCCACGGCAAACCGTCGCTTAGCTTGTCAAACCCAGGTTTTAGGAGATGTCAAAGTAACCAAATTTGATGGATTTTGGGGACAAGGCACTCAAACGCTTTGGACGCCACAAGGATAAAACAATTTCAGTTTTAAATTTTAGATTTTGAGTTAAAAGCGTGTCACAAAATCTTGAATTACACTCGGAATCAACCCAGTCGGAATCGGCGCATCCCAGTCATTTCGTTTTTCGCATTTCTCCCCTGATTCGGATCACGTTGATGGCGCTTTACCTGGCACTGACGATTCCGCTACCGTTTTTGTCACAGGCATCTGCGTCACCCGTACCGCCTTGGTTGCTGTGGCTGGGAATTGCCTTGGGATTAGTCCCGTTATTTGGCGTCCTCAGTGAACGAGTAATTGTGGATGATGAAAAGATCCAGGTCACTTATCCTCGCTGGGTTCCCGGTTTCTTCCGCAGAGGTTGGTCGTTAGCTTGGGCAGAAGTCAAAGATTTAAAACTTCGCTCGACGGGGCAAGGTGGAATCGTTTATTACTTTGTTAGCAAGTCAGAGCAAAAAGCTTATTTGCTACCGATGCGGGTCGTTGGCTTTGCTCGGTTAGTTAAACTGGTGGAAGACAAGACGGGAATTGATACAACTGATGTTCGTCCTCTGTCTCAGCCTTGGATGTATCTGATTTTGTTAGTGTTCTCGCTGCTGCTTTTTGTGACAGATGCGTGGACAATTTGGATGGCGACTACACAAGGACGATTGACATAATTTTTTGAACTACGAAGACACAAAAGGACAAAAAGATTTGCTGCGGCTGGAACGGGTAAGCCTTGCAGCGCCAGTCGGTTCGCAGTATTTATTGAAGGAAATTTCGTTTGAGGTATTTCCGGGCGATCGCTTGTGTTTAATTGGCCCTTCTGGTGCCGGGAAAACTTCGCTGTTGCGGCTATTGAACCGGCTATTAGAACCCACTGCTGGCACAATTTACCTGGAAAATCAAGATTATCGAAAGCTTCCGGTTATTCCGTTACGGCGGCAGGTAATGCTAGTTTCTCAAGAACCAAAACTTTTGGGAATGACTGTCAGAGATGCCTTAGCTTATCCTCTGGTTTTGCAAGGAGTCACAAAACAGGTAATTCAGCAACAATTGCTCAAATGGATCGAGCAACTGCACATTCCAGAAGATTGGTTAGGGCGGACGGAAGTGCAACTGTCGCAAGGACAGCGGCAATTAGTTGGAATTGTCCGTGCCCTGATGATTGAACCTAAAATTTTATTACTTGATGAGCCAACATCTGCTCTAGATGCGGGTCGTGCTGCTTACGTCCTGCAAGTATTGACACAACTGTGCAACGAGGGAAAAACGACAGTGGTGATGGTCAATCACCAGTTAGATTTAGCCCAAATTTTTTGCAATCGGGTTTTGTATTTGCAGGATGGGCAGTTGCTTGAGGATGTCTCAGGAACACAGCTAGACTGGGCTAATTTACGCGATCGCTTTATCCAAGCAGAAGCCCAAGCCGCTCAAGATTGGGGTTAAAAGGAGTTGTCATGAGTGATGAGTCATTAGTTAGTAACAACAAACTAATGACTATCGACTGATAACAAATAATCTTTTACCCAATGGACGGATTATTTCTTCGTAGCGATCGCTAATTTTGCACCTTTAACTTTACGCAACTGATCCATCACCGCCACGACTTGACCGTGATTAACTCCTTCATCAGCATTTAGCACGACGAGGGTTTCTTGCTCAGATGGAATAAGCGATCGCACTCCGGTTTCCAGTTCCTCTAAATCAATGGGCTGGCGGTTCAGTGCGATTTCTCCCTCTTCATCAATTGACACCGTTACGGGTGTCGATTTCTGAGCTTGTCCGGTCGCTGCTTTCGGCAAATTTACCGATAGTCCTTCTGAACGGGTCAAAAACAGCGTGGACATGATGAAAAAGGTCAAAATGGCGAAGATTACATCGATCATCGGCACGATGTTAATCTGCACTGGGATATCCGGCTCATCGGGTAGTCGCATAAGAAGGCTCTCCTTTTTCATAACGGCGGCGGTATAACAGTTCTAACTGACCGCCGTACTCTTGAATGTGCGCTGACTGCCTCTGATAGAACCCTCGAAAGGCATTGGAGAATACAAGGACAAAAATAGCAACAATTAACCCGCTGGCGGTGGAAACTAACGCTTCGCTAATCCCTGCTGTAACGCCGACTGTCTGACTGCCTCCAACGCTCCCTAGAGTCAGCGAGGCAAAGGAGGTAATCAATCCCAAAACCGTTCCCAGCAACCCCAACAGAGGGGAAAGGGCGATAATCGTTTCAAACACCACATTGAATCGCTTCAATCCCGGTAACTCTGCTTGCGCTTCACTTTCCAACGCTAATCGAAATTCTTCTGGATTGGGTTGTTCCAGTTCCAATGCTGCCAAAAAGATTCGCGCAATCGGCAAGTCAACATTCTGTTTTAGCCGATGCACAGCAGCTTCGGGATCGTGCTGATAAAGCTTCATCACATCTCGGACAACCCGACCTTGCCGTCGGTTAATG
Encoded here:
- a CDS encoding MotA/TolQ/ExbB proton channel family protein translates to MGISNLFVAGGVVMWPLLAFSILAIALVIERSRFWYRINRRQGRVVRDVMKLYQHDPEAAVHRLKQNVDLPIARIFLAALELEQPNPEEFRLALESEAQAELPGLKRFNVVFETIIALSPLLGLLGTVLGLITSFASLTLGSVGGSQTVGVTAGISEALVSTASGLIVAIFVLVFSNAFRGFYQRQSAHIQEYGGQLELLYRRRYEKGEPSYATTR
- a CDS encoding serine/threonine phosphatase is translated as MLVCPQCQFENPNTNKFCQKCGTSLTHKVCPECTTQVPFNLVECPKCGATTGTVWWAILSKDLNSQVAAAATPMLGQEAATSDSRENMEVAESAPTAETTPPSPAAASDAATMPADLTVEVDLDGATVPLPNASGAGELQATSSLEENTLFANSSASTMSPSASVSSTDAQTPMAENELTASSSAADTSTQTTPENSSSGETQLTPQVVYLDPQQRYQLLDSLPTNSDSAEVMVRVLDCQPFQKAPLTAIMEQLQGAEAANAASSSESMSSAAESVKNRNFIDQTLNVNSLAAKSIPNIAQAYLDLQNKLSPTLPAIHDAWQQDRTSVVLLEDRSQWPLLNDLDNDAQIPLLQILYWLDEMTKLWVALEPWQMRQSLLELSNLRVDEDQTLCLQRLYKEPANATLSLENLGQVWQKLFELSGRSQLDSLDQLLVNLQSGKIQTPLELRAQLQAIAQEQEDSQTSKTRIQPPLTSEDRVPDTSEGDDMPTIILPMQLLSLDDAGTTDIGRQREHNEDNFGINTEVKKQETPLGRTVQARGLYILCDGMGGHAGGEVASVMAVDTVRRYFQDNWQNRLPTEDRIREAVLLANKAIFDINQQQERSGSGRMGTTLVMVLIEDTKVAIAHVGDSRLYRLSRKRGLEQITIDHEVGQREIQRGVDPAIAYDRPDAYQLTQALGPRDENFVRPDVQFLELNEDTLLLLCSDGLSDNDLIETHWQTHLLPLLSSRANLDQGLLQLIDLANQHNGHDNITAVVIRAKVRPNLDQHQMF
- the cimA gene encoding citramalate synthase; this encodes MHSDQTNRIWIYDTTLRDGAQREGLSLSLEDKLRIARKLDKLGVPFIEGGWPGANPKDVQFFWQLKEEPLSFSEIVAFCSTRRPNTTAAEDPMLQPILAAGTRWVTIFGKSWDLQVTEGLKTSLEENLAMIGDTIEYLRSQGRRVIYDAEHWFDGYKHNREYALKTLETAIAAGAEWLVFCDTNGGTLPHEISQIVRDVASVIGINAQQSEAGSEIKTQDLPLLGIHTHNDSDTAVANALAAVMEGARMVQGTINGYGERCGNANLCSVIPNLQLKLGYDCIQDEQLLHLTAASRSISEVVNLAPDEHAPFVGRSAFAHKGGIHVSAVERNPLTYEHIQPEQVGNERRIVISDQAGLSNILAKARSFGIDLDKQDPACRQLLRRLKELENEGYQFEAAEASFDLLMREALGQRQQMFELKGFQVHCDIVRNANALATVKVAVNGKDILEAAEANGPVSALDAALRKALVNFYPEIAVFHLTDYKVRILDSGAGTSAKTRVLVESSNGHQRWATVGVSSNILEASYQAVVEGIEYGLLLQSSASRTTEVATTQL
- a CDS encoding ATP-binding cassette domain-containing protein yields the protein MNYEDTKGQKDLLRLERVSLAAPVGSQYLLKEISFEVFPGDRLCLIGPSGAGKTSLLRLLNRLLEPTAGTIYLENQDYRKLPVIPLRRQVMLVSQEPKLLGMTVRDALAYPLVLQGVTKQVIQQQLLKWIEQLHIPEDWLGRTEVQLSQGQRQLVGIVRALMIEPKILLLDEPTSALDAGRAAYVLQVLTQLCNEGKTTVVMVNHQLDLAQIFCNRVLYLQDGQLLEDVSGTQLDWANLRDRFIQAEAQAAQDWG
- a CDS encoding protein kinase encodes the protein MVTLTLLDPSSTSPQQWNFQRASTIRIGRAPDNDVVLNDGMVSRHHLELRKVGNSSSSNGGTPSVQWLLVNQGTNGTFVNGILISQGMVSDDSLIQLARGGPVLKFQLSSTEEPATLSQKSGERARSIPIPQPAVSSEAACSHAGNPPGNLFCIHCGQPLVKIHRHIRQYQVLRTLGQGGMGTTYLAWDPERLRGEALVVLKEMNADMAQNSKARELFEREARTLKTLHHSGIPQYYDFFVEAGKKYLAMELIQGEDLEKRIYLKGPVHLKQAIEWMIQACDILGYIHSQDPPLIHRDIKPANLMVRFRDNQVVVLDFGAVKEIGTPPGTRIGAPDYSAPEQDRGQPVTQSDLYAIGPTLIFLLSGESPQKFYKRKGMGYRFNVEGMPTITPQLRIVIEKVTEPRPSDRYQSAWELSQALTACL
- a CDS encoding 2Fe-2S iron-sulfur cluster-binding protein, translated to MPKVTAQGKTFECNTGANLRKVLLENGIDLYNGKAKIINCQGIGTCGTCAVAVEGNVSEANWKDKTRRSLPPHSPTANRRLACQTQVLGDVKVTKFDGFWGQGTQTLWTPQG
- a CDS encoding DUF4327 family protein — protein: MTQQVIHPMVKMQRQMHSLVTSNIIKPTDKLWKIALLYGDEWSYWKKELLEFGFTMQDPVSELLAVEAWEDED
- a CDS encoding Uma2 family endonuclease; translation: MTLTAQQLDAMMPDASQLYSDEPEMESSLHYMQLLLLVTCLEWLWREREDFFIGANLTIYFSRQQLRNRDFRGPDFFLVKQTQKHPRNAWVVWEEDGKYPNLIIELLSTSTATTDRSLKKDLYQDRFRTPEYFWFSPDTLEFQGFRLMGNQYQEIAPNEKGWRWSEELGLYLGVEQGQLRYFTPEGDRVPTPEEAAQQAQVQAQQAQAQAQQAQSQLEQERQRAERLAERLRSLGIDPE
- a CDS encoding biopolymer transporter ExbD; its protein translation is MRLPDEPDIPVQINIVPMIDVIFAILTFFIMSTLFLTRSEGLSVNLPKAATGQAQKSTPVTVSIDEEGEIALNRQPIDLEELETGVRSLIPSEQETLVVLNADEGVNHGQVVAVMDQLRKVKGAKLAIATKK
- a CDS encoding lipid kinase: MSQRALLLVNPNARRGQDARRQAVEQLQQLGFELVEEKSENPKQFSELIRKHCQQVDLVIIGGGDGSVNAAVEGLLDTDLPLAILPLGTANNLARTLNIPQSLPEACQIIASGQIQRIDLGWVNGQYFFNIASLGLSAEVNRRVSKRLKRHWGVFAYIATAVQVISTVRPFWVDIHWEGQSIEVKTLQITVGNGRYYGSGLVIADDATIDDQRLDLHSLEIQHWWETLPLVFAALRGKSAIGRGVRTIQGKDIELYTRKPYPINTDGERTTETPARFRVIPQVLSVFVPSSSKR